In Bacteroidota bacterium, a single window of DNA contains:
- a CDS encoding cystathionine gamma-synthase: MKFETKTIHAGMHADPTTGAIMTPIYQTSTYAQSAPGVHKGYEYSRTHNPTRTALQENLAALESAQWGLVFASGMAATDTVTKLLKPNDEVIASNDLYGGTYRIFTKVFQDYGIKFHFVDMSDIANIQAKINPNTKLIWAETPTNPLLKIVDLKAVAEIAKSNKVLLAVDNTFASPYLQTPLNLSADLVVHSATKYIGGHSDVVMGAICGNSPELFEKLSFIQNACGAVPGPMDCFLAIRGIKTLHVRMDRHCQNAAVVTEFLLHHPKIAKVYYPGLNSHAGHEIAKKQMRGFGGMLSFELKDDSIPAAHKFLSSLKIFALAESLGGVESLAGHPATMTHASIPKEEREKAGLRDSLIRLSIGIENVDDLIADLQQALR, translated from the coding sequence ATGAAATTTGAGACTAAAACCATCCATGCAGGGATGCATGCAGACCCCACAACCGGGGCAATAATGACACCTATTTATCAGACTTCAACTTATGCTCAATCCGCACCCGGTGTACATAAAGGGTATGAATATTCCCGAACCCATAATCCTACCCGAACCGCATTGCAAGAAAATTTGGCTGCATTGGAAAGCGCACAATGGGGATTAGTATTTGCATCGGGCATGGCGGCTACAGACACAGTAACTAAACTGCTCAAACCCAATGATGAAGTTATTGCTTCAAATGATTTATATGGAGGTACATATAGGATTTTCACAAAAGTTTTTCAAGATTATGGTATCAAATTTCACTTTGTAGATATGTCCGACATTGCCAATATCCAAGCCAAGATTAACCCAAATACAAAACTCATTTGGGCAGAAACACCCACAAATCCTTTACTGAAAATTGTAGATTTAAAAGCGGTCGCAGAAATTGCAAAATCAAACAAAGTTTTACTGGCTGTGGACAATACATTTGCTTCGCCTTATTTACAGACACCCTTAAATTTGAGTGCAGACCTTGTTGTACATTCAGCCACAAAATACATTGGCGGACATAGTGATGTGGTTATGGGAGCGATTTGCGGCAATAGTCCTGAATTATTTGAAAAATTGAGTTTTATTCAAAATGCCTGCGGTGCAGTACCCGGTCCGATGGACTGCTTTCTGGCTATCCGAGGCATCAAGACCCTGCATGTAAGAATGGATAGACATTGCCAAAATGCAGCTGTAGTAACCGAGTTTCTGCTTCATCATCCTAAAATTGCCAAAGTATATTATCCGGGATTAAACAGCCATGCGGGACACGAAATTGCAAAAAAACAGATGCGTGGTTTTGGCGGCATGCTTTCCTTTGAATTAAAAGATGATTCCATTCCAGCGGCACATAAGTTCTTGAGTTCACTTAAAATATTTGCTTTGGCGGAATCACTTGGTGGTGTAGAATCCTTAGCCGGCCACCCTGCAACAATGACTCATGCTTCTATTCCTAAAGAAGAACGAGAAAAAGCAGGATTGAGAGATTCACTTATACGACTTAGCATCGGAATTGAAAATGTGGATGATTTGATTGCAGATTTGCAGCAAGCTTTGAGATAA
- a CDS encoding phosphatidate cytidylyltransferase: MSNFMQRALTGIVFVVVVLGAVLWRVESIRVLITLISAMSLFEFLRLYQKKEYSVNPYFGAITAALILLVYAVFIWEYDIPVTGSLIAVSLGLLVYNLFSIKNDVFMPPGLLLIGFVYFVLPFAFLIPLIDTQDGSYNYQLFIYLLVIVWSNDTFAYLGGKTFGKHKLMPKISPNKTIEGFVSGMLFAGLASFLMFRFGLFSTQISWYAHVVAGVLFGTAATVGDLIQSAVKRMAGAKDSGNLLPGHGGVWDRFDGLIAVVWIYVLFSNLFN, translated from the coding sequence ATGAGTAATTTTATGCAAAGAGCCTTAACGGGTATTGTATTTGTGGTTGTTGTTTTGGGAGCAGTATTGTGGCGAGTGGAAAGCATTCGAGTGCTCATCACACTTATAAGTGCCATGAGTTTGTTTGAGTTTTTACGGCTATACCAAAAGAAAGAATATAGTGTCAATCCATATTTTGGGGCAATAACCGCTGCGTTGATTTTGCTTGTTTATGCTGTTTTTATTTGGGAATATGATATTCCGGTAACAGGCAGTTTAATAGCTGTTTCATTAGGCTTATTAGTCTATAATTTGTTTTCAATCAAGAATGATGTTTTCATGCCCCCTGGCTTATTATTAATAGGTTTCGTTTATTTTGTACTTCCTTTTGCTTTTTTGATACCTCTGATAGATACACAAGATGGCAGCTATAATTATCAACTCTTTATTTACCTTTTAGTCATAGTTTGGAGCAACGACACTTTTGCTTATTTAGGAGGGAAAACCTTTGGTAAACATAAACTAATGCCCAAAATTTCTCCTAATAAGACCATCGAAGGATTTGTTTCGGGAATGTTGTTTGCCGGCTTAGCTTCGTTTTTGATGTTCAGATTTGGTCTTTTTTCAACCCAAATCTCATGGTATGCTCATGTAGTTGCGGGCGTTCTCTTTGGGACAGCGGCTACAGTAGGAGACCTCATTCAGTCTGCGGTAAAGCGTATGGCAGGTGCAAAAGATAGCGGCAACCTATTGCCGGGGCATGGTGGAGTTTGGGACAGATTCGATGGATTGATTGCTGTTGTCTGGATTTATGTTTTGTTCAGCAACTTGTTCAATTGA
- the dusB gene encoding tRNA dihydrouridine synthase DusB has translation MVKIADIQLPDFPLLLAPMEDVSDPPFRYVCKINGADLMYTEFISSEGLIRDAAKSTQKLDVFEYERPIGIQLFGGEIDSMKEACEIATQAHPDLIDINYGCPVKKVVCKGAGAGILTNIPKMKAITDAMVKATHLPVTVKTRLGWDDCTKNIESVAEQLQDVGIKALTIHGRTRVQLYKGSADWTLIGKIKENPRIHIPIFGNGDIDSPQKALEMKQVFGVDGIMIGRAAIGYPWIFREIKHYLKTGETLPPPTLEERVTTCKIHFEKNIEWKGEHIGIFEMRRHYAGYFKGLPDFKPFRTLLVSSHNVNEIKEILEQIVTKYSGIENYSMV, from the coding sequence TTGGTAAAAATAGCCGATATACAACTACCTGATTTTCCTTTGCTGTTGGCACCTATGGAAGATGTGAGCGACCCTCCTTTTCGCTATGTGTGCAAAATCAACGGAGCAGACCTGATGTACACAGAATTTATATCCTCCGAAGGTTTGATTCGCGATGCTGCCAAAAGCACACAAAAATTAGATGTGTTTGAATACGAGCGTCCTATTGGAATACAACTCTTTGGAGGCGAAATTGACAGCATGAAAGAAGCGTGCGAAATTGCCACCCAAGCCCACCCTGATTTAATAGATATTAACTACGGCTGTCCGGTAAAGAAAGTAGTGTGCAAAGGCGCAGGAGCCGGCATTTTGACCAATATTCCCAAAATGAAAGCAATTACGGATGCTATGGTAAAGGCTACTCACCTACCTGTTACAGTAAAAACCAGACTGGGCTGGGACGACTGTACAAAAAATATTGAATCCGTAGCCGAACAGTTGCAAGATGTGGGTATCAAAGCACTCACAATTCACGGAAGAACACGGGTGCAATTATATAAAGGCAGTGCTGACTGGACTCTTATCGGAAAAATCAAAGAAAATCCTCGCATACACATACCCATATTTGGCAATGGAGATATCGACTCCCCTCAAAAAGCACTTGAAATGAAACAAGTGTTTGGCGTTGACGGAATCATGATTGGCAGAGCGGCCATTGGCTATCCGTGGATTTTCAGAGAAATCAAACATTATTTAAAAACGGGAGAAACACTTCCCCCGCCTACTTTAGAAGAACGTGTAACAACCTGCAAAATTCATTTTGAAAAAAATATTGAATGGAAGGGTGAGCATATTGGTATTTTTGAAATGCGAAGACATTATGCCGGATATTTTAAAGGATTACCGGATTTTAAACCTTTTCGAACCTTACTTGTATCTTCCCACAATGTCAATGAAATCAAGGAAATACTCGAACAAATTGTCACTAAATACAGTGGGATAGAAAATTATAGCATGGTTTAA
- a CDS encoding LysE family transporter: protein MPFFKGLIEGILISLLLFGPAFFKLLNVSMQSGKFKGMWLATGVVLSDLVVVLLLIYGLSGLFENVHFKQFYSLAAGAAMIVLGLKYVKSSYRLFLQSYRERTKGGKSLLSGFGLNLINPFTFVLWFNVLGAISLKYSSGEHYRMNLVLNLLGILATLYMMDVLKVVMADFIGRKIGHRTFYHLNRYFGGVFIIIGLVFIFSFFRLIFA from the coding sequence ATGCCATTTTTTAAAGGATTGATTGAGGGAATACTAATCTCTCTTCTACTCTTTGGGCCTGCTTTCTTTAAGCTGCTGAATGTGAGTATGCAGTCCGGAAAATTCAAAGGGATGTGGTTGGCTACCGGTGTGGTGTTGAGTGATTTAGTCGTGGTGTTATTGTTGATTTACGGGCTGTCAGGTCTGTTTGAGAATGTACATTTCAAACAGTTTTATAGTCTGGCGGCAGGAGCTGCCATGATAGTTTTAGGGTTAAAATATGTTAAAAGTTCCTACAGGCTTTTTCTCCAATCATACCGAGAAAGAACCAAAGGAGGCAAGAGTTTGCTGAGTGGTTTTGGATTAAACTTAATCAACCCGTTTACTTTTGTGTTATGGTTTAATGTTTTGGGCGCAATCAGTCTGAAATATAGTTCGGGCGAACATTACAGAATGAACCTGGTACTAAATCTTTTGGGTATCCTTGCTACCCTTTATATGATGGATGTTCTAAAGGTTGTTATGGCTGATTTTATTGGTCGTAAAATAGGTCATAGAACTTTTTATCACCTCAACCGATATTTCGGAGGTGTTTTTATTATTATAGGATTGGTCTTTATCTTTTCTTTTTTTAGATTAATATTTGCCTAA
- the clpX gene encoding ATP-dependent Clp protease ATP-binding subunit ClpX: MKEKDLRCSFCGKDKNHTAMLVSGAEGHICESCVVQAFDIVDEAIGIDNIQSKTKTQKKKSFALELNTPAKLKAHLDQYVIGQEKAKKVLSVAVYNHYKRLMSLTTNNDVEIEKSNVLLLGRTGTGKTLLARTLAKTLNVPFCIADATVLTEAGYVGEDVESIISRLLQAANYDVEAAQRGIVYVDEIDKISRKSANPSITRDVSGEGVQQGLLKLLEGTVANIAPKGGRKHPDQDYVKVDTSNILFICGGAFEGIETIIKRRVNAQSLGFKMSKKKQILESNILHYVSPEDLRNFGLIPEILGRLPVVATLDDLDEDALYQILTEPKNAIVKQYKKLFEMEGVALDIQDDVLRYVVKKAIEHKLGARGLRAICEQIMLDYMYEMPDKPSKGKKLTIKLADIREKIIGYLNEAA; this comes from the coding sequence ATGAAAGAGAAAGACCTTAGATGTTCCTTTTGTGGAAAAGACAAGAACCACACAGCTATGCTTGTTAGTGGTGCTGAAGGGCATATTTGTGAGTCTTGTGTTGTACAAGCTTTTGACATAGTGGATGAAGCCATTGGTATTGATAATATTCAATCCAAGACCAAAACTCAGAAGAAAAAATCTTTTGCGCTTGAACTCAACACTCCGGCTAAACTCAAAGCCCATCTCGATCAATATGTCATAGGACAAGAAAAAGCCAAAAAAGTATTATCAGTAGCGGTGTATAATCATTACAAACGCCTGATGTCTTTGACAACAAATAATGATGTTGAGATTGAAAAATCCAATGTTTTATTACTGGGCAGAACAGGCACGGGCAAAACGCTCCTTGCACGGACTCTGGCAAAAACGCTCAATGTCCCTTTCTGTATTGCAGATGCTACTGTTCTGACAGAAGCCGGTTATGTAGGCGAAGATGTAGAGAGCATTATTTCACGTCTGCTCCAAGCAGCAAACTATGATGTAGAAGCAGCACAAAGAGGTATTGTATATGTGGATGAAATTGACAAGATTTCACGTAAATCTGCTAATCCGTCCATTACACGTGATGTTTCCGGTGAAGGTGTGCAGCAGGGACTGTTAAAATTATTGGAAGGAACGGTTGCTAATATTGCTCCTAAGGGTGGGCGCAAACATCCGGACCAAGACTATGTAAAAGTAGATACTTCGAATATCCTTTTCATCTGTGGCGGGGCATTTGAGGGGATAGAAACTATTATAAAACGCAGGGTGAACGCACAATCACTTGGATTCAAAATGTCCAAAAAGAAACAAATATTAGAAAGCAATATCTTACATTATGTTTCACCTGAGGATTTGCGAAACTTTGGATTGATTCCTGAGATTCTTGGCAGGCTGCCGGTAGTTGCCACTTTGGACGATTTAGACGAAGATGCTCTATATCAGATTTTGACAGAACCAAAGAATGCAATTGTGAAGCAATACAAAAAACTTTTTGAAATGGAAGGAGTAGCACTTGATATTCAGGATGATGTGCTTAGGTATGTTGTCAAAAAAGCGATTGAACACAAACTGGGCGCAAGAGGATTGCGTGCTATTTGCGAACAAATCATGTTGGATTATATGTATGAAATGCCCGATAAACCTTCAAAAGGCAAGAAACTCACCATTAAATTAGCTGACATTCGAGAGAAAATTATCGGTTATTTGAATGAAGCAGCTTAA
- a CDS encoding OmpA family protein — MRIKFLHFITLLCFILMYSDGLFAQKTRWPYMVEGSDNGRGVPKVWSYGYNSNAITPYKDRKEGKTIKPGKKPTVLHFQYEKFEACQVVVTETYNPGAITKVIIGYKPKGKGKTVKKTVWEGAAQATPQKYTVKYFHFDMTPNVTDVWVYVDYAAIEGVNQYGGVCLSNSSKNYYPKVNVPKSKIFAENVKKLNDDINGEKNPSGLILSADNKYLYFSHMEKNREQIYRAELNDENQIVKVIPSDFNLPRSKSKTCGLIGISQDNNIGYVSDMKLSRFEFYKTYVGKSIFGNPKWKYEKEKIKKYNNGGIFLDYVMSYDGNVVILGYKEKSDLGDRYKEDLYVSIKDERGNWTPFKHMGFDINSLGTETPCYLAPDNKTLYFSSSGRIGFGQGDIYVTKRLDDTWTNWSEPLNLGNSINSGEHENSFVLDGQSGRMYFIRWEDDEHTNIYTSELYIEPPKPVELPPLEIPSTDSIPQQDTVTLTQVVPPPVPEPVLEEQIMPEPVIIVNGVTTNKKTNEVIQAEIKYYDIYNGQVIGNAISNAATGEYSIILRKGIYYAFDANAPNFIGESHSLNTTELKDFGKIRQDFALTPIEKNATVRLNNIFFETDKSELLPASFTELDKLIVMLNQNIKIKIEIGGHTDNIGSDSYNQKLSERRANAVKDYLISKGINADRIVAKGYGESKPVVENNSPENNALNRRVEFTILETGN; from the coding sequence ATGCGAATCAAATTTTTACATTTCATTACCCTCTTATGCTTCATATTGATGTACAGTGATGGCTTATTTGCTCAAAAAACCCGCTGGCCCTACATGGTCGAAGGTAGTGACAACGGCAGAGGCGTACCCAAGGTTTGGAGCTATGGCTATAACAGCAATGCCATTACCCCGTATAAAGACAGAAAAGAAGGCAAGACAATAAAGCCGGGCAAAAAACCCACAGTCTTGCATTTTCAATATGAAAAATTTGAAGCCTGTCAAGTAGTTGTAACAGAGACATATAACCCAGGTGCGATTACTAAAGTCATAATTGGATACAAACCAAAAGGCAAAGGGAAAACCGTCAAAAAAACAGTTTGGGAAGGTGCGGCACAAGCCACTCCACAAAAATATACCGTTAAATACTTTCACTTTGACATGACCCCCAATGTCACAGATGTTTGGGTATATGTAGATTATGCAGCTATAGAAGGGGTAAACCAATATGGAGGAGTGTGTTTATCCAACTCTTCTAAAAATTATTATCCGAAGGTCAATGTTCCAAAGAGCAAAATATTTGCAGAAAATGTCAAAAAATTGAATGATGACATCAATGGGGAGAAAAACCCATCAGGATTAATATTGTCCGCTGACAATAAGTACTTGTATTTTTCTCACATGGAGAAAAATCGAGAGCAAATCTATCGTGCAGAGCTAAATGATGAAAATCAAATTGTAAAAGTTATCCCGAGTGATTTTAATTTACCCCGAAGCAAATCCAAAACCTGCGGACTCATTGGTATTAGTCAGGACAACAATATTGGGTATGTGTCCGACATGAAGCTCTCCCGATTTGAATTTTATAAAACCTATGTAGGGAAATCAATCTTTGGCAATCCAAAATGGAAATATGAAAAAGAAAAGATTAAAAAATACAATAACGGAGGAATTTTTCTTGATTATGTAATGAGCTATGACGGCAACGTAGTGATTTTGGGTTATAAAGAAAAAAGCGATTTAGGCGACAGATACAAAGAAGATTTATATGTTTCAATAAAAGATGAACGCGGCAATTGGACTCCATTCAAACACATGGGATTCGACATTAACTCCTTAGGTACTGAGACTCCTTGTTATCTGGCTCCCGACAACAAAACTCTTTACTTTTCATCATCCGGCAGAATAGGCTTTGGACAAGGTGATATATATGTAACAAAAAGACTTGACGACACTTGGACTAATTGGAGCGAGCCATTGAATTTGGGCAATTCCATTAATTCCGGTGAGCATGAAAACAGTTTTGTTTTGGACGGACAATCAGGGCGTATGTACTTTATTAGATGGGAAGACGATGAACATACCAATATATACACATCAGAACTTTATATTGAGCCTCCCAAACCGGTGGAGTTACCTCCTTTAGAAATTCCGAGCACCGACTCCATTCCTCAACAAGACACTGTAACCCTCACTCAAGTTGTACCACCTCCGGTACCAGAGCCGGTATTAGAAGAGCAAATAATGCCAGAACCTGTAATTATAGTCAACGGTGTTACTACCAATAAAAAAACCAACGAAGTCATTCAAGCTGAAATTAAATATTACGATATCTATAACGGTCAAGTGATTGGAAATGCTATTTCTAACGCGGCAACCGGTGAATACTCTATCATTCTGCGCAAAGGAATCTATTATGCTTTTGATGCAAATGCTCCTAATTTCATAGGGGAAAGCCATAGTCTCAACACAACAGAACTTAAAGATTTCGGTAAAATAAGACAAGATTTTGCACTCACACCTATTGAGAAGAATGCTACCGTACGATTGAACAATATTTTCTTTGAAACAGACAAATCCGAATTATTGCCCGCCTCTTTTACAGAGTTAGACAAGTTGATTGTAATGTTAAATCAAAACATCAAAATCAAAATCGAAATTGGAGGACACACCGACAATATAGGTTCTGACAGTTATAACCAAAAACTTTCCGAGCGCAGGGCAAATGCGGTCAAAGATTATTTAATTTCAAAAGGAATTAATGCAGACCGCATTGTTGCCAAGGGCTATGGAGAATCCAAACCTGTGGTTGAAAATAACAGTCCGGAAAATAACGCCCTCAATAGACGAGTGGAATTTACTATCTTAGAGACGGGCAACTAA
- a CDS encoding CPBP family intramembrane metalloprotease, whose product MQSLSDTTHRVQYSSRFLVLVGIFILCNLMIFPLLGFVLVTRMYDVTFEDIPLILSAPSQYDNGIQIMLWLQIITSFGGFFVTAFVFLKSYRYKAFDYLKLNYLPAPKALLLCLIVILSNIAVVNMLGALNHRIPVPELGGFKEMTEAMNEKMSALTDSLLVMNNMWDLIVRLFVMALLPAFVEEVFFRGLLQRFVSEWFGSVLVGVVVSALVFSLFHFRFQQIIPIFYVGLLFGYIYYRTGSLFYTILMHFVHNGFIVALTYFMEDVDTKEFMQDDYMPGVTWFIPSLIGLCAGLYFLFKMFPKKPAISEEQLKTGGEDE is encoded by the coding sequence ATGCAATCTTTGTCCGACACTACCCACAGAGTTCAGTATTCTTCTCGCTTTCTTGTGTTGGTGGGAATTTTCATTCTTTGTAACTTAATGATTTTCCCACTTCTGGGATTTGTGTTAGTTACCAGAATGTATGATGTTACGTTTGAAGATATACCTCTGATTCTCAGTGCTCCTTCTCAATATGATAATGGCATACAAATTATGCTTTGGTTGCAAATTATCACCTCTTTTGGTGGTTTTTTTGTTACTGCGTTCGTCTTTCTAAAGTCTTATAGATACAAGGCTTTTGACTATTTGAAGCTAAATTATTTACCTGCTCCTAAGGCTTTATTACTTTGCCTCATTGTTATTTTGTCAAATATTGCTGTTGTCAATATGTTGGGAGCATTAAATCATCGTATTCCTGTTCCTGAACTTGGCGGTTTTAAGGAAATGACGGAGGCGATGAATGAAAAAATGTCTGCATTGACTGACTCACTTTTGGTGATGAATAATATGTGGGATTTGATTGTAAGACTTTTTGTGATGGCTCTTTTACCTGCGTTTGTAGAAGAAGTCTTTTTCAGAGGTTTGTTGCAACGCTTTGTGTCGGAGTGGTTTGGTTCTGTGCTTGTGGGTGTAGTGGTGAGCGCATTGGTTTTTTCTTTGTTTCATTTCAGATTTCAGCAAATTATTCCTATTTTTTATGTGGGATTATTGTTTGGATATATCTATTACAGAACGGGGAGCCTCTTTTATACAATCTTGATGCATTTTGTCCATAATGGATTTATTGTGGCGCTTACGTACTTTATGGAAGACGTTGATACAAAAGAGTTTATGCAAGACGACTATATGCCGGGAGTAACTTGGTTTATTCCTTCTTTAATTGGCTTATGTGCCGGGCTGTATTTTTTATTTAAAATGTTTCCTAAGAAACCGGCTATCAGTGAAGAACAGCTTAAAACAGGAGGTGAGGATGAGTAA
- the clpP gene encoding ATP-dependent Clp endopeptidase proteolytic subunit ClpP, which yields MDYGKEFKKYATKHLGMSTLKVESAIENMTPYIIEERQLNMSQMDIFSRLMMDRIIFLGTGINDEVANIIIGQLLFLDSTNPGRDIQIYINSPGGGVYAGLAIYDTMQYVSSDVATICTGMAASMGAVLMCAGVKGKRTALKHSRVMIHQPLGGAQGQASDMEITLKEILKLKKELYEIIAHHSGQPFKTVEKDSDRDHWMTAEEAKAYGMVDEVLIKKKD from the coding sequence ATGGACTACGGAAAAGAATTTAAAAAATATGCTACCAAGCATTTAGGGATGAGCACTCTTAAAGTTGAAAGTGCAATTGAAAACATGACACCCTATATTATTGAAGAACGCCAATTAAATATGAGCCAGATGGATATTTTCTCTCGTTTGATGATGGATAGAATTATCTTTCTTGGTACAGGGATCAACGATGAAGTAGCCAATATCATTATTGGACAACTGTTGTTTTTGGACTCTACTAATCCGGGGAGAGATATTCAGATATACATTAACAGTCCCGGTGGTGGTGTTTATGCCGGACTTGCTATTTATGACACCATGCAATATGTAAGCTCTGATGTGGCAACAATTTGTACCGGTATGGCAGCTTCTATGGGTGCAGTTTTAATGTGTGCCGGAGTAAAAGGCAAAAGAACTGCTTTGAAACATTCAAGGGTGATGATACACCAACCTTTGGGTGGTGCGCAAGGGCAGGCTAGCGATATGGAAATTACATTGAAAGAAATCCTGAAACTCAAAAAAGAGCTTTATGAAATTATTGCTCACCATTCAGGGCAACCTTTCAAAACTGTAGAAAAGGACAGCGACCGCGACCATTGGATGACTGCTGAAGAAGCTAAGGCTTATGGTATGGTGGATGAAGTACTCATTAAAAAGAAAGACTAA
- a CDS encoding OsmC family protein, with translation MTIHNLTLNHHTGMEFSTEINGFPLILNGATLTNDKPAGISPKKLLLAAITGCTAMDITSLLEKMRVHYTDFSIVIEAPLGEEHPKTYLKYDLVYKIRIDNADRDKMEKAVNLSMSKYCGVSAMLGKSAPVNFRIEYL, from the coding sequence ATGACTATCCACAATCTCACACTTAACCACCATACAGGCATGGAATTCTCAACCGAAATCAACGGGTTCCCGCTTATACTCAATGGCGCAACTCTCACCAATGACAAGCCTGCAGGAATATCGCCCAAAAAATTGTTGCTGGCAGCCATTACGGGTTGTACCGCAATGGATATCACAAGTCTTTTGGAAAAAATGCGGGTTCATTATACCGATTTTTCGATTGTTATTGAAGCACCTTTAGGTGAAGAACACCCCAAAACCTATCTCAAATATGACCTTGTTTACAAAATTAGAATTGATAACGCGGATAGGGATAAAATGGAGAAAGCAGTAAATCTGTCTATGTCTAAATACTGTGGCGTAAGTGCCATGTTGGGTAAGTCAGCTCCTGTAAACTTCCGAATAGAATATCTTTAA
- a CDS encoding bile acid:sodium symporter family protein — protein MFTSTVNIDTLVNVTLALITFSLGLTLTKQNFANLLTNPKSLTIGLFSQIILLPMAAVLIMYFTDISPVLKVGFFIITICPSGISSNLLSFLMNGNTALSISMTVFNAIITLITVPVFTNLALDFFLHEHAVAFILQFWDTFLIIFFVTVLPTIIGVMVRAKFKTIAKRAKPILRYILPILLLFIFSVKILADKESGGTKISSEEFLLMLLPGLLINFVGMLFGFIVGTLVNVNFRNRLTILIEVGLQNTAMALLIAGTLINNTDMEKPALVYASFSFFSTFVFAWLFKYMYYSWKKWMKRIRHQA, from the coding sequence ATGTTTACAAGCACAGTCAATATTGATACTCTGGTAAATGTTACTTTGGCACTGATTACGTTCAGTCTGGGTTTAACTCTGACTAAACAAAATTTTGCAAACCTGTTGACAAACCCCAAATCTCTCACGATTGGTCTATTCTCACAAATTATATTGCTTCCTATGGCGGCTGTTCTCATCATGTATTTTACTGATATTAGTCCGGTTCTAAAAGTGGGATTTTTTATTATTACTATTTGTCCTTCCGGTATTAGTTCAAATTTATTAAGTTTTTTGATGAATGGGAACACTGCATTGTCTATTTCAATGACTGTTTTTAATGCTATCATTACGCTGATAACTGTACCTGTTTTTACCAATTTGGCATTGGACTTTTTTCTGCACGAACACGCGGTTGCATTTATACTTCAATTTTGGGATACTTTTTTAATTATCTTTTTTGTAACCGTTTTGCCAACAATTATTGGTGTTATGGTGAGAGCTAAATTTAAAACCATTGCCAAACGAGCCAAACCTATTTTGAGGTATATTCTTCCTATCTTATTGCTATTTATTTTTTCTGTCAAGATATTAGCAGACAAAGAATCAGGGGGAACTAAAATCAGTAGCGAAGAATTTCTATTAATGTTGTTGCCTGGTCTTTTGATAAATTTTGTCGGTATGCTTTTTGGGTTTATTGTCGGTACTTTAGTCAATGTTAATTTTCGCAATCGCTTGACTATACTGATAGAAGTCGGATTGCAAAACACCGCAATGGCTTTGTTGATAGCAGGCACTTTAATTAATAATACAGATATGGAAAAGCCGGCTTTAGTCTATGCCTCTTTTAGTTTTTTCTCCACTTTTGTCTTTGCATGGTTGTTTAAGTATATGTATTACAGTTGGAAAAAGTGGATGAAACGAATTAGACATCAAGCATGA